The Magnolia sinica isolate HGM2019 chromosome 9, MsV1, whole genome shotgun sequence sequence CAGAATGGTTGCAATAAGCCCATTGAATAAATACttatgccaaaaatgaggtaatttTGAgccttggtgggccacaaatgtaaggatcacgAATAAGCAACTTGCCAatgttttttaaccgtccatttatatgGCTAACCTTTGGACGTTTTGGATTgttctattggtgtgattttagtgatgcggccgataattggattgttttagAGTATCATTAGCATGCCGCGTGTATGACGGACATATGCTTAGCGGCACCTTTGTTTACTCTTGTGACTCTCCAAGGGAGCTGAAAAAGGGTCTTCAcctcatttacttccaaatcccctctcagagaggatttcatttacatacCCACTTACTCCCATTCCGTTTCATTTTCATgtatttactcccatccaaacacaccttaaatGCCATTTACTTGCATTTTCTCCCATCCAAATGGCCCTTATAGAGATTTTCCATGTCTGCCTTTTGGATTCTCTCTAAACAAAAGACTTAAAATCATTTACCCACTTCAATAAGTCCCCAATTCATATTGGTTTCAGTTTTTACAAGCCCGATGGGAATAAAGAGGATGGAAGGAGATGCAGGTGGAGGTGACGCAAGGGAAGAAGATGTTGATGATCAATTGCTCTTGTTGAATAAAGAAGCCATCAAACATTCCAGTAAAAGGTTGGGAAAATTGACTCCCACAATACGTTCTAAGATTGCGGAGCATAGCCAACACAATCCAACTTTAACTCAAAAAGCATTGCTGAAGTGGGCTGAAGACATGTTTGGTATTAGAGTAACACAAGGAACCATATCCAACATCCTTGCAGCTAATAGAAATGCGGCGGCGGCAACTGGCAACTTAACGGTTGGTCAGAAGAAGGCCATTTGCGAAGAGAATGAGAGGGATCCGCAGAAGACACAGGAGCAACTTGCTGTGTTTGTCCAAGAGAAGTTCAATCTCAGCAAGAAACCATCCCAAGCGACGATTTGCCAAGTCTTGAAACGTAAGAAGGAATTTCTGAAAGTGGATGGTACTCTTCAGGAATCTGTAAAGCGCCGCAGCATTCCCCGATTTCCCAAAATTGAGGCCGCGCTTTCGAACTGGGTGCTTCAGTGCCAAGCAAACCAGCTACCACTATCGGGCCAGATTATACAAGAAAAGGGGCGGTCGATGGCACGGATGCTTAATATCCCAGAGGATGAGGTTCCCACGTTCTCAGATGGATGGCTCCATAAATTCCAGATGAGGCATAACTTCCAGCATTTCCGATCTCGAGGGAAGTGCCGGGTCGCTGATCCCATAGCCGTTGCAATGCTGAAATTGAAGGAGATCACTGACCGGTTTGAATTACAGGACATCTTTAGCATGGATGAGGCTGCCCTGTTCTACTCCATGTCCCCAGATAGAACTATTGCAGAGAAACAATTAGAGGTCGTGGATAAAGATAAAATTCGCCTGACACTCGCACTCACTTGCAATGCGAATGGGTCCGAAAAGTTGCCGCCTCTGTTTGTTGGGTCTTCTGCAAGGCCAAGATCCTTCCAGAAGAGAACTCGAGAGGAACTTTGCTTCTATTACCGCAATAATAAAAAAGCGTTGATGACCGCAGTACTATTTCAGGAATGGCTAAAGAAGCTTGATATGTATATGGGGTCTCGCGATCGCAGGATTCTCCTACTTCTGGATGATGGGCCATCCCATGTCATTGAAAATGTAGACTTGGGTCATGTGCATGTTCACTTCCTCCCACCCGACACAACCTCAAAGATACAACCATTGGATGCTGGAATCATTGCAGCCTTCAAACGTCGCTATCGGAGCTATCAACTCCAACACGCCGTGGATTTAGATGGTGCTGGTGAGAGAAATATCTACAAGGTCAACGAACTTCAAGCCATCCGGTGGGCTGTGGCTGCTTGGAAGTCGATACATCCCAACACTATCATCAATAGCTGGAGGCATTGCCCCTTCCTTAGTCCTCGTGGTGAGGATGGGTTGCCATTGCTTACGCCAATGTCTAATGCACATCCGCTAATCGAGGAAGTCGGTGAAACTCTGATAGAGGAAGCGTTGGTTAATAAGATGACTATGCTTGGTGTAAAGGATCCGTTGAGCATCCAAAAACTTATCCATCCTGCCATTGAAGTAGTAGTTCATGCAGTTTTTAGCAACGAGGATTTGCTTGAGGTGGCAGATGAAGCTGGCATAGAAGAGGAAGAAGACAACGGCGAAGAGCAGCAACTGAAGGTGACACCAAAGGAGTTGCTGCCTGCTCTCGAGACAGTCATTCGTAAATTGGAGGAGGATGCAATTGGCAATCATGGCATTCTTGTTCATTTGTTGGAGTTGAAAAGAACAACAAGACATGAAGAAGTTGATCAAGATGAGTCGTCGTTGTACTTCTTCTAGAACTCAAGTACCTGCCATTCTTGGTCATCTTACTTCCTTTCCTTGACTTTTAAAGTGACCCTTTTACCTTTTGAGATTGTTTAGATCAGTAAGAAGAAGGGATTTTTAGAAACAGCCACCCTTTTGTTTTATGAGTTAATTAGACAGAACCACTAAaaaatctgagccgttcatcaagTGGAAACCTTCAAGATGGGTATTTCTATTGTCCCAAAGCTCTGGTCTAGTAAGGTGGGCCAGATGGTGTCTGGAAGAAATGGGTGGTTACTACTGATTACGggtattttcatcattaaaaaaaaaaaaaaactgacggCTGTGATTTCAATCTGACAGAATAAGGTCACATAAAAAATGTAGGTGCTAAAATCTAACCCCAAAGTTTTTGGGTGGCTCTATCTAATGAAGCCATAAAAAAAGGGTGGCTTTTTCTGAAAATCCCCAAGCAGAAGTAACTAGATCTCTCACCTACTCAGAAATGCATTATGTATAGTCAACATTTTTCTCTGTAATGCGATCGtcattttattaatataaattcCTTCTTATCcattaaaaagaagaagcaacAATATATTTTCTATGTTCATTGCATTAGATGATTGTATTCTATTTTTATCATTGTAAGGTATTTTTAAATGCATTGCCACTATGGTTTTTCAGTTTCCCACTGTTCTAGATGTTACAATCTCCCTTGCATGTTTCTTCATCTGCTTATATCCACTGCTGATTGATGCCGTGCCCTAACATTTAGTGGCCATTTAAGTTAATTAACAACATGAAAGGAGTTGAGAAACATGGAATGAACAAAAATACGGAAACCAAGTGAAaccaattttatgatatttgtgtCCATCCAACTCATTTGACATTAAAAACCAAAAATTCTCGAACTTCGTAgtaattgagaaaaaaaattctctctctctctctctctctctctctctctctctctctctctctcattttagctatgtttggttgccacttaaaaattctAATTGAAGgtttggtccttgatagagtggaatggaagaacaagattcatgtagccgaccccaattaattggtataaggcttagatgatgatgatgataacgatTTTAGTTCACAGTATGTATTAGAGATGATAATTTATATAAATTatgggttatcaagattatttttattccttaccaaaatctctaatacatgattattgttacctaaaatgagatgaactcattttggagTGGCAACCAAACTAGGCCTTGAAGCTCATTTATAGACTCTTGGcgcagggagggacgtgatgaggtcaatcaccgtcttccttagggaataactactccgaatccacaaagctctctggactcctcacagagcttcctcgaatccacgagggataaaagcaagaataattcctaataaattcgaaataatttgattgatgataaaaaacgaaattacaactctttaaataaggatctCAAACTTAGGATAGATATTTAGACTTAGACTCccactcaaacaccctaaaaacgtgacttactataattggccaaaaatagtacgtgtccaatttggcctaaccatgttattctcctaatttttctaagctctcttcatgttgggcacgacttctacaactcaaaggatcaaaagttatactcgaattaaaacctactatttatagtaaaaatgaaactaaatgggacttttgaccgttgatctgatagaatctcgcaaatccagcgtgggcaacccggcatagcgggttggttggcgtaagtaggttctcctaccccaaaatcacatataatatgtcgaaaaactcatcccagtttgCAAGATtacgactgatttaaggttctgacggtgcGGATCATTTCCGCCTCCTATCAGGCCTTCTccggtccatctttgccatgaaagtgtctgcaacccgctctacatcaactcTCAAGTAAGATAGTGTTCAATCTTAATGGGTAGAAGGTATTCTTGCAATTGAAAAGAAGTACGAGTTACATCGCATTTTCACAGGTTAGAAAGAACATTGAGCACTACCAGAGTTGCAGTTGGTGCATTGAAAGATTCAGTCGCTAATGCAAGGTGTGAAGCAAGGTATTCTCAATAACAGTAacgatggattttttttttcaaggaaaaAATGTATTGGCCCGTTACGGGCCTGTAACAGTCGTTACCGTGTTAGAAGCTTGTtatgagcttcttcttcttcttcttcttctctctctctctctctctctctctctctctctctctctcttttcaaactGGGCGTTATGGCCCAGGCCTGTTAtgagccttttaaaaaaaaaataaaaaatcaggcatTACAGCTCTCTATCCTGTAACAGGCACTGCCATTGCTTTTACATGATGGCCATCACATAATCATTTTTGAATACCTACTGGGAAGCATAATTGTTTTTCCCATTTCAGTCCTTTCTACTCGTATATCCCAAAAACTAAAAATTATTTGAAGTTGCTCTATGATTTCATTTCTCATTCCAATGTTAATGGCCATGTTAGGAGAAAGAACTATAGAGGTGAAGTCGCCTGATTTTAGAGATCATCATCATCTGTTTTCTAACCCACCTTtgcatggatggtgaggatctccGATTCAATTAAATTGCTTGCCAGAGTTTCTTCTTTGGTGATTTCCAACTCCCAATTGAAGATTATTTGCCTTTACAATAATAACTAGATTTTGGTTTTCTCGACTGATATTGGAACTGTTTTCTGATAGTAGGATGTAACATGCCCAATTTTAAGAACTGCAATTTCCCACTTTTAAGTGATCCTTGTGGATAGGAAGGAATGCACAAGAGCTTGTCTAGGAACTCTATATGGAGTTTGCAGTTCCTGCAGTAAAATCAATGTGGGAGTTACTTGATATGCCGGCGGAGTGTGGCCATTCATACCAATGCATGCTGCTGTACATGTGATACTACAAACCATCCaaatcttgggccccacttcagatGGGTCATATCTCAATGTCATATCAATTTGACATCCCTAGCCTCTCATTAATGGATATTGTTTGTTGAATTTTGGCCCTTGACTATTTGTCATATTAACTGTCCATTTTGGTGGCCATCAGTGGggaaaatataatgatatttttgCATGAGTTTGGGTAATAACCCACCTTCAGTGGGCTCCACTATTCAAGCAGTTTGAATTAGGGCACAGCCAAGCATTGGTGTGCACAGTGATTATGTGCCTGTTTATGGATGGTCATACTGCCAGAGACAGAGTATCCAAGTTTTTTCTCATATCaatgaatgtggggtccaccacattgTGTATCTACCATCCAACCCGGTCATTAGGTgtgccccaccaggatgaagtAGATAAGAAAAGGTTTCAAcaactctttgttttttttttttttttttttttttctgattaatGCTAGAGATATTTTCCACCAAATGTCAACAACttttctcatttctattcttcttgctttcttcttctattagTGACTTAAGGTAATCACCTTGGACATCTTGAACGTGATTTGGGTTTCCTTTAGTGTTGCTCAAGAGATTGAAGATGAATTGAGAATTTCGGAGGAAATAGAATAGGTTAGATGATTTGgagatttttaaaaattggaTTATAGGGTTTAAAATTTTTAGGTGTCAAACTTGTGATTTTGGATTGTTGAATTTGGGGGAGCTAGGGAAAATGGGAGGTTTAGGGTCAGGTGATACGCACTCCATTGATCATGTGGACATGTGGAATAAAAGGGAATCACCTTAATTCTCTCTTCAGGTTGTTCCTTAGGTTTAGTAAATTTGAAGTTTGAATAAGTGGATCATCCTTTCCTTGATTCTCCCTAAGATAGGAATAGTTAGAAGTGGAGAATAAAAGAGCGGTGTATTCCTAAGAAAGCCATGAAGGAAAAATCAAGGAACTGGGGAGGGCCACTACCCTCGAAGTGGTTTGTTACCcctttcttattctttttctttatatttttttttcttgaaatattTACATAAATTCGTGATGCGACTTGAGCATTGTATCATTGGGATTGGGAAATTGGAAAATTACGACATAGAATTGAAGGATTTAGGGAAATTCGAATATGGGGTTTGGGCTAATAGGAACTAAATGGTATTTAATGCagtggcattttcacaccaggctcgagtagggtggcctgtgggatgtaggggcacactcggggtgggtggcccgtgtgaggcaggtggctcgtgtgaagtggaacctatgtgaagtggggcccacgagaggggttcgaccgaggtcctaacccatgcgatgtagggcctaggctatgagataaagggatcgattcaccatgctctatcagttcgagcttttagagcaagtggttaattgtcctgcattagtaTCGCTCTTGATGGATTAAAAAAATCAACTTGTGTAAAatcaaatattaatattttagaCAAAATTCAAAAATTGCGCTTGGAATCTCCAGGTGTGTGCATTGGTGTTTAGGGTGCTCAAGGGTCGGGTGCACCCAACGGCTTTAACTATGTTGATGTTATCTCATTCTAGAGTAATTGTGTGATACTTGGATGCAATACCCATCTAGTATCAATTGGGTCTCAGTTCGTCTAAGCGGGGACAATGGTTCAACAATTCGATTGTCGATCGGACGGGTCCATGTTGGATGGTGCATGCAAACACAAAAATTTCTCAGTGTAGAAGATCCTATCtatccaatttatttattttattttaatgtttatttttaaatCGAATGTGGCAGAGTTTGATCCCATTTCTTCTTTCCTCCACGACTGCCAATCTCCAAGGAATACCAATGAAGAGATGGAATCGAAGACAAGATGGTTTTGACCACATCAAAAACCCAAATAAGGATCGGTGGCCATTGGATCAATTTGCACACAAGATCAGTCTTCAGATTCATTTAGCTACAAGATGGTGCTGACCCACCTCATTCAAGACGCAggtaatccaaaacttctcctcATAGACAACACTGAATGGATAGGATGGAGCCTTATATTCACATTGCCTTTTTGTATTTTGGTTACCTGCCTGTGGGCCAGCTATTGATTCTAAGGGCCCATTTGTTTTTCAATTTACAATGTAAATGGAGTGTAAATGATTAATTATTACTACTCACACATGTTTGGAAGAGAGGGATTTAGAGTGTAAttaggccttgaaaaccatagcaTAAATACATTGAAATCAGAACAAAATTGCGATTGTAaaatctgtgaggcccaccattatgtatgtgtttgatccacactgttcatccgttctatgttctcattttagggcatgaaaaaatgaggcagatctaaagctcaagtgaaccacactacaggaaccAGGGATAtttgaatgcctactattgaaaggTAAAATGAGCATAGGGTCTGCAGGGAAATGTACCTATCATcctacctgttcataaggtcacacaaacatggatggagggaaaccacagatatcagcttgatccaaaacttttgtggcctctggCCTCCAAGAAGAATTGAACTGTAGCATTCAATTCCCTctgttcctgtgatgtggtccacttgaactttggatctacctcatttttgggctcatgccttaaaatgagtgggaaaaacagatggacagtgtggaagaGACACAAAcataatagtgggacccacagattttTAGGgtatagcccaaaaatgaggtaaatccaaagatttatatttatttattttttctttgttttttttttaaaattttttttttttaattataattatTATCAACGCACGcatcacaccccacacactcacacccatgcactcacaccactcggtgggatttcaccacaaccggtactcgaacccatgatggTTGACCCAACTTTCATTTCAGAAATGATGGGTCTGTTTGATGGGCTTTCTTGCACGCCTGGAGCCATGATTGTGGGAGCTATGGTCCAACACCATTTCTTCTTACCTTATTATGGCACGCCCACCTATGATCAATAAAGGCCATTGGGTAGGAGGAATTCAGTATATGTTGCACACGATCCAGAAATAACTATGATTGGATAATCACAGCCATACATTCAAAGACGTGCATATTGATGGCTAGAGTAGAAATGGTCCTGTAGTCTATTTTTGTGGGCCCTTGTTTGAATGGCTGTGATCATTCGATAGGGCTTTTGGGGCCATCTGAAATCCACAATGGACTTGTAGTCCCCAAGTGGTGAGGCCCAGAAGCATTTGCAAGGGGGTCGTGTTGGGACTTGTTTATTGAGAAgagatttgatactctggcgttGTGTTGGTTATATGAATGGAGTTCAGGTAAATGGAAACTGAGCAAATTGTGGGTCTCACTATAGATGGATCAGAACCGAACTTTATATGGGGTTGATTTCCTACGCCGTGGATTGATGAAAATGAAATGGCcagttaaaaaaaggaaaaagaaatcaaTGGTCCTTATTCAACAAACCTCCACCAAtcaaggttaggattgctcaataaCGTGGGCCACATTACAAGGATGGTTTAGTTTAATTGGTGTTATATGCATACATGTAGAATTTATCAGTGCATGTGTATCCCCTTGCTTCGAGCAACCCACGTGCGACCAGGCAAGATCTGGGCCACTTAGCAAGTGAGCTCAACATGAACATACCATCACACTAACTCCAAGCTAGTCCACTGATGAAGTTGGCCATATTTGTACGTAGAATATAAACTATCCATTTTTTCCTTATGCAGGTGTAGCCCATCTGATTAGCAGATAGTCTTATTTGTGGGCCAGGGTATGTTGACTCTCACTGCAACCAATGACTGTACCTGATCTTGGATATGTGGGCCATCCTCACGGGTATGATTCAGCACTCTTTCTCATGATCAATGTGTAAATGGCCTAGCTgggccaccatatatatatatatatatatatatatataacttttgcAGTATgatccagcaaaatggatggactgtgtgcataaagcacatacatcacagtgggcctcacagagcccctTCCACAACCGAATCTGTCTTGCTAGGGGCTCcgatgtgtgtgtgcgcgtgtgttgaCGAGAATTTTAAGGAAAAATTTCTCATAAATCTCAAGTTTTCCATTGaattactttttaaagaaaaacaataTATGGGCTGtacatgcttcttcttcttcttcttcttcttcttcttcttcttcttcttctttttttttttttttttttttttttttgttttttgttttttgttttaaagtggtgtatattattttttatggtgtggctcaaCTTATGTTTAGGTCCACTAAACATCATGGCGGATTACATTTTTTGGGCAGGTTAGATACCATACAAATAGCACATGAGCTCCACAATTCTCCATTTTATGGTTTTTTGAAGAAAAATGTATATAATGGGCATTATGGTAATTTTACCACTCAAAAATCACTGATGCTCTCCTGGAACCGGTTCTCATGGGAACTTCTTGAGAGCTTTCAACCTGTGATGTGGCCACAAAATCCGAACGTTCCGCTAATTGAGTCACCTCATGAGACCTCTTAGGAAGTTTCCATGAGAACTGGTTACCAAGAGAGCATGCATGCATGTACTATGAGGTCgatctcatgggccccactaaggtGTGTGATGGACGATCATGCAGTGCATTTGGTAGGACCCCTCTTAAGTTAGGGGATGtgtcaaaaatcagctgtatttgaaactcaggtgggccataccatctgaaaccatgaaaaatcatgcctaaaacagcTAATAgcactttgtgggacccacctgagttttggaatggcctcaAATTTGgtgtgaaccctcatccaagtggggggACGATGGATGGGCTAAATGTCAAAATCACATCTCAGTGGTCCTATGTACAATCAAGAAAATGGTAAtacgaggtcgacctcatggattcagatgtgtggcccacctgagtgctgGATACAGCTGATTTTAGAGGCATCCCATGACCTAGAGGGGACCCACAATATGCACGGTGtaggtgggggcccacagctcccatgaggtcgacctcatagaacCTTTTTCCATGTATATGTGTTTCTGCGTGCCCATCATCCACTTAAAACTATTCATTAATTGAAGAGCAAGCAGGAAAATGGACAGCCAAGAGTACTCTGAGTGGAGAAACAAATTAGCTTCAATCACTATCTTGAAACATCCACTAGATAGATCTTTCTTTGTGTTGCTTATGATTTGATTATTCTAACCATGAGATTTATGGCTGGTAAACAACAGATGGTTGTAAGTTGTAAAATTGTCCCCATTCAAGATTATTAGATCTGGTTTTTCCATCATGGCTTGCTCCCAttggtactattgaatgaactaTCTCAATCAATGACTGGATCAGAAGGATTGGGGACCTGTGAGGTGTTGACaccatgcatttgttgggtcTCATTTAGATTataggatgtcccaaaaatcatccatatctggaactcaggtgggccacaccatccatgtgaaatcataccttaaacatctaaaagcacttggttgggGACCTTTGAGATTTCAATGGGTAGGCACACACACTC is a genomic window containing:
- the LOC131256756 gene encoding CENP-B homolog protein 2-like — encoded protein: MAVIFRGTVFTSPMGIKRMEGDAGGGDAREEDVDDQLLLLNKEAIKHSSKRLGKLTPTIRSKIAEHSQHNPTLTQKALLKWAEDMFGIRVTQGTISNILAANRNAAAATGNLTVGQKKAICEENERDPQKTQEQLAVFVQEKFNLSKKPSQATICQVLKRKKEFLKVDGTLQESVKRRSIPRFPKIEAALSNWVLQCQANQLPLSGQIIQEKGRSMARMLNIPEDEVPTFSDGWLHKFQMRHNFQHFRSRGKCRVADPIAVAMLKLKEITDRFELQDIFSMDEAALFYSMSPDRTIAEKQLEVVDKDKIRLTLALTCNANGSEKLPPLFVGSSARPRSFQKRTREELCFYYRNNKKALMTAVLFQEWLKKLDMYMGSRDRRILLLLDDGPSHVIENVDLGHVHVHFLPPDTTSKIQPLDAGIIAAFKRRYRSYQLQHAVDLDGAGERNIYKVNELQAIRWAVAAWKSIHPNTIINSWRHCPFLSPRGEDGLPLLTPMSNAHPLIEEVGETLIEEALVNKMTMLGVKDPLSIQKLIHPAIEVVVHAVFSNEDLLEVADEAGIEEEEDNGEEQQLKVTPKELLPALETVIRKLEEDAIGNHGILVHLLELKRTTRHEEVDQDESSLYFF